The Stygiolobus azoricus genome window below encodes:
- a CDS encoding aminopeptidase P family protein codes for MRLNKLDKIMEEEGIQCSVVLSGAAIFYLTGYDYITTDIGNAVALVYCDRVPTLIVPVLEKNRAEAKVGDKIEVLSYSYSLIGERVFKGGLIDAIVNKINPPKKVGIDMQNSSSSFYLSFKEKVGDYIDISKKLAMMRAIKEEEELELIKKAGNITTSAMRIGSEKIQNMGITEREVAGLIDMTMRNEGAEDYAFPSIVAFGENSAFPHHVPSDKTIRENDNAVVDIGARYRNYCFDSTRTFIKGNSEEVKKIYEIVLQAQLEAIDTIKEGVKASEVDLAARRVIEKAGFGKYFIHSTGHGVGIEVHEFPAVSPTSNDVLKENMVITVEPGIYLKGKFGVRIEDTVIVTKKKAIVLETVYKYL; via the coding sequence ATGAGATTAAACAAGTTGGATAAGATTATGGAAGAAGAAGGAATACAGTGTAGTGTGGTATTAAGTGGTGCTGCAATCTTCTACCTTACCGGTTACGATTACATCACGACCGATATAGGAAATGCCGTAGCGTTAGTATATTGTGACAGGGTTCCCACTTTGATAGTACCTGTTCTCGAAAAAAACAGAGCTGAGGCTAAAGTGGGTGATAAAATAGAGGTACTATCTTACAGTTACTCATTGATAGGAGAGAGGGTTTTTAAAGGAGGACTAATTGACGCTATTGTCAATAAAATAAATCCACCTAAGAAAGTAGGAATAGATATGCAAAATTCTTCCAGTTCTTTTTACCTCTCTTTCAAGGAAAAGGTTGGAGATTATATAGATATATCGAAAAAACTAGCTATGATGAGAGCGATAAAGGAGGAAGAGGAATTAGAACTCATAAAGAAGGCAGGGAATATAACTACATCAGCAATGAGAATAGGTAGCGAAAAAATCCAGAACATGGGTATTACAGAGAGAGAAGTTGCAGGGCTAATAGATATGACAATGAGGAATGAAGGAGCAGAAGATTATGCGTTTCCTTCAATAGTGGCTTTCGGTGAAAATTCCGCATTCCCTCATCACGTACCAAGTGATAAAACAATAAGGGAAAACGATAACGCTGTAGTTGATATAGGGGCTAGGTACCGCAACTATTGCTTTGATAGCACCAGAACGTTCATTAAAGGGAATTCTGAGGAGGTTAAGAAGATCTACGAAATTGTGCTACAAGCGCAATTAGAAGCTATAGATACAATTAAGGAGGGGGTAAAGGCTTCAGAAGTAGATCTAGCAGCGAGAAGGGTAATTGAGAAAGCGGGGTTCGGAAAGTATTTCATTCATTCTACGGGACACGGAGTTGGGATAGAAGTTCATGAATTCCCTGCTGTCTCCCCTACTTCTAACGACGTTTTAAAGGAGAATATGGTAATCACAGTAGAGCCGGGTATTTACTTGAAAGGGAAGTTCGGAGTGAGAATTGAAGACACTGTAATAGTTACTAAAAAGAAAGCAATAGTCTTAGAAACTGTTTATAAGTATTTGTAA
- the moaA gene encoding GTP 3',8-cyclase MoaA: protein MKDKYGRPIEDLRVTVTHVCNFSCFFCHMEGEGNDGGELTAEEISLVAKVGKEFGIKAVKLTGGEPTLRRDIVEIIRKLKDVGIEEVSMTTNGFLLDKIARKLKDAGLDRVNISLHSTSSQLFKEITAVNGFEKVVKGIEECNKVGLKPIKLNFVVTRKNISEVFKVIELAENLGVDEIHLIELHPVGLGKESFNYYVSLDEIKKTLKEKGKFLGTRNKHNRPRYQYGKVKVEVVKPYANPFFCAGCNRIRLTVDGKLKTCLYKEDRSVDIIDILRGNYTEEERISALRDAYRLAISIREPNFLFGVNKYEIKQVG, encoded by the coding sequence ATGAAGGACAAATACGGGAGGCCGATCGAGGACTTAAGGGTTACGGTTACACACGTATGTAACTTCTCATGCTTTTTCTGCCATATGGAAGGTGAGGGAAATGACGGTGGTGAGTTAACAGCTGAGGAAATATCCTTAGTTGCCAAAGTCGGGAAAGAATTCGGTATAAAAGCCGTGAAACTCACCGGAGGAGAACCCACTCTCAGAAGGGACATTGTAGAGATTATACGAAAGTTAAAAGATGTAGGAATAGAAGAAGTTTCAATGACTACTAACGGATTTCTCTTAGATAAGATCGCCAGAAAACTCAAAGATGCCGGATTGGACAGAGTTAATATAAGTTTGCACTCGACTTCCTCGCAACTTTTCAAGGAAATAACTGCAGTTAATGGCTTCGAGAAAGTTGTGAAGGGTATAGAAGAATGTAACAAAGTAGGTTTAAAGCCAATAAAGTTGAACTTTGTCGTTACGAGGAAAAACATTAGTGAGGTTTTCAAAGTTATTGAACTCGCTGAGAATCTGGGAGTAGACGAGATACACTTGATTGAGCTACACCCAGTAGGGCTGGGTAAAGAGTCCTTTAATTACTATGTATCCCTTGACGAGATCAAGAAAACTCTTAAGGAAAAAGGAAAATTCCTAGGTACTAGGAATAAACATAACAGACCGAGATATCAATACGGCAAGGTTAAAGTTGAGGTAGTCAAACCTTATGCTAATCCCTTCTTCTGTGCAGGATGTAATAGAATTAGATTGACAGTAGACGGTAAGCTGAAGACATGTTTGTATAAGGAGGACAGAAGTGTAGACATAATAGATATATTAAGAGGTAATTATACAGAGGAGGAGAGAATATCCGCGCTGAGAGATGCTTATAGGTTAGCTATATCAATAAGAGAGCCTAATTTCCTATTCGGAGTGAACAAGTATGAGATTAAACAAGTTGGATAA
- a CDS encoding cysteine synthase family protein — protein sequence MSKEFHVFTNAIELMEGMWPTPLLKLNIGNNVWAKLEFYNPLSQSIKDRTALFLFKEALKRKTEHLVEATSGNTGIALSALSAIYNVKFTVFVPSTAPSAFPVLMKLLGSEVISAGSSTNDLLPLVKRLSSFGGYTHLDQFNNEVNVLAHYETTAKEIEEQCNNAGINLRRIIATAGTAGHLVGIAKYFKEKRGDQIEIIGVNPAEGERIPGIKRVTPDNKFLKMVKIDRLVDVTLKEAVEGVKDVARKSGILIGLSAGATVAAFKKLGLIDDTGATVLIFPDDAFRYTNELSQYV from the coding sequence GTGTCAAAGGAGTTCCACGTATTCACAAATGCAATAGAACTAATGGAAGGGATGTGGCCTACTCCCCTTCTTAAGTTAAATATAGGAAATAACGTCTGGGCCAAACTCGAATTCTATAACCCATTAAGTCAAAGCATAAAGGATAGGACTGCGCTCTTTCTCTTCAAAGAAGCACTAAAAAGGAAAACAGAGCACCTTGTTGAAGCTACGTCTGGCAATACCGGTATAGCGTTATCGGCGTTATCAGCTATCTACAACGTGAAGTTTACTGTATTCGTCCCTTCTACTGCACCTTCAGCGTTTCCGGTACTGATGAAGTTACTGGGGTCAGAAGTAATCTCAGCAGGTTCTTCAACCAACGATTTACTGCCTTTAGTAAAAAGACTTAGCTCCTTCGGAGGGTATACGCATCTAGACCAGTTCAATAATGAAGTTAATGTGTTAGCTCACTACGAGACTACGGCTAAAGAAATTGAAGAACAGTGCAACAATGCCGGGATCAACTTGAGGAGAATTATAGCCACGGCTGGAACAGCTGGACATTTGGTCGGTATAGCGAAGTATTTTAAGGAAAAGAGAGGTGATCAAATAGAGATAATAGGGGTTAACCCTGCAGAAGGAGAAAGAATTCCGGGAATAAAGAGAGTTACCCCTGATAATAAATTCCTGAAAATGGTCAAAATAGATAGGCTAGTTGACGTTACTTTAAAAGAGGCTGTAGAGGGGGTTAAGGATGTAGCTAGAAAGAGCGGTATTCTGATAGGTTTGAGTGCTGGAGCTACAGTTGCGGCTTTTAAGAAATTAGGGTTAATAGACGATACCGGGGCGACCGTTCTTATATTCCCTGATGATGCGTTTAGATACACTAACGAGCTCTCACAGTATGTGTAA
- a CDS encoding sulfurtransferase TusA family protein produces MIIDSEDVCPVVLVNVLRAFREAKDGEEIIVKTKWEAAVTELEKWCRETNNQYLGWSKEGSKFVIRMKVVKRDNNA; encoded by the coding sequence ATGATAATCGATAGTGAGGACGTTTGCCCAGTAGTTCTTGTAAACGTCTTGAGGGCTTTCAGAGAGGCTAAAGACGGTGAGGAAATAATAGTCAAAACTAAGTGGGAAGCTGCTGTGACAGAATTAGAGAAGTGGTGTAGAGAGACGAACAATCAGTATTTGGGATGGAGTAAGGAGGGTAGCAAATTCGTAATAAGGATGAAAGTTGTAAAGAGAGATAATAATGCTTAA
- a CDS encoding DsrE/DsrF/DrsH-like family protein, with product MPKLTILLSNNNLDALYHALTLALSARALNWEVKVFVVSQAVALFLKSSKPKLDMPFLARFYIKFQMRRLKITDAEKMLDDAIKEGVEFYVDEVGLKVIGASKEELKDGVKLSGSITFLTQARESDVVLSL from the coding sequence ATGCCTAAGCTTACAATTTTGCTGTCTAACAACAATTTAGATGCACTATATCATGCTTTGACTCTAGCTTTATCAGCTAGGGCTTTAAACTGGGAAGTTAAAGTCTTTGTGGTTTCTCAAGCAGTAGCTCTCTTTTTAAAGTCCTCAAAACCTAAGTTAGATATGCCTTTTCTTGCTAGGTTCTACATAAAGTTTCAGATGCGAAGGCTTAAGATAACCGATGCTGAGAAAATGCTTGACGATGCTATAAAAGAGGGTGTGGAGTTTTACGTAGATGAAGTAGGTCTTAAGGTTATAGGGGCTAGTAAGGAAGAGCTTAAAGATGGTGTAAAACTTTCAGGAAGTATTACGTTTTTAACCCAGGCAAGAGAATCAGATGTGGTGTTGTCCCTATGA
- a CDS encoding DUF711 family protein has product MKIRAITIFFVSEDMDKLARYTDQLQNIKDEVVWTKRIAFPPELKDLDRKVNQIPTGKGVIYSIIHRRAKGELRSIADFLSTDKSFYASVLLNDSKYIDDVAKLVYSLDPEIATRVAILVNEEFLTTPYFPVGSANTINDSLSSSLIYVREFEENRAERVLAFADEYSKKISKEIGIRYLGIDASLSPWMEESTGRLIENHSGEKMFSFGQLYTVASINKRIFELVWRLKITPIGFSELMLPVAEDNVLMERVREGSLTLSQLMALTSVCVAGLDMIAVKRDIELYKKILRDSMAIQFTKRRPYGIRIIPSTGEGEIYLKEYGKIPEIKII; this is encoded by the coding sequence ATGAAAATAAGAGCCATCACTATTTTCTTCGTTTCAGAAGATATGGACAAGTTAGCTAGATATACAGATCAGCTCCAGAACATAAAAGACGAAGTAGTATGGACAAAAAGAATAGCGTTTCCCCCAGAGCTAAAGGACTTAGACCGTAAAGTAAATCAAATACCTACGGGAAAAGGTGTAATTTATTCAATCATACACAGAAGAGCTAAAGGTGAACTGAGAAGTATTGCGGACTTTTTATCTACGGATAAATCGTTCTATGCTTCCGTATTACTTAATGATAGTAAGTATATTGACGACGTTGCAAAATTAGTATATTCATTAGACCCCGAAATTGCAACAAGAGTAGCAATACTCGTAAACGAGGAATTCCTAACCACTCCTTACTTTCCAGTTGGTAGCGCTAACACGATAAATGACTCTTTATCTTCCTCGCTAATTTATGTTAGAGAATTCGAGGAGAACAGAGCGGAGAGAGTTCTAGCATTTGCTGACGAATACAGCAAAAAAATAAGCAAGGAAATAGGAATAAGGTATCTAGGTATAGATGCTTCTCTGTCCCCATGGATGGAAGAGAGCACTGGAAGACTAATAGAAAATCATTCCGGAGAGAAGATGTTCTCTTTCGGACAGTTGTACACGGTTGCGAGTATAAATAAGAGGATATTCGAGCTAGTCTGGAGGCTAAAAATAACTCCGATAGGTTTTTCTGAACTCATGTTACCCGTAGCTGAAGACAACGTTTTGATGGAAAGAGTTAGAGAAGGTTCTTTAACCCTATCTCAGCTAATGGCATTGACTTCTGTTTGTGTTGCTGGATTAGATATGATAGCGGTGAAACGAGACATAGAATTATACAAAAAGATCTTAAGGGATTCCATGGCAATCCAGTTTACTAAAAGAAGACCTTACGGAATTAGAATTATTCCGTCTACTGGTGAAGGAGAAATTTACCTTAAAGAGTATGGCAAAATACCCGAGATTAAAATAATCTGA
- a CDS encoding phosphate signaling complex PhoU family protein yields MEVRRVQKFGKSTLMVSLPAEWVKEVGLSPGESVYLEVDEDGSLKVYPPNMKLQNATKEVKVLLSNNIMPEIVTRIIYGLYILGFDKIEIESKDKLFSEDILRKVKEAVRSLIGYEITVQNVDYIQIQSFLDPTKYTMTSLLNRLINNLKQMLHYLSLGIKEGSRTFLQETIELEKEVDRLYYLALRQLLLSQSNRSLAYMIGVKRIQLIGNRILIKAIEESADEISEAATDLLTLTPQELEEVKNYWNNMFDLIEQSTAIIDHTMKVLAKEDAKLINETMEELRTLRRVLISEATNIENSTSNIKNYRILIAIRTVNLRLYNAIRRMEPIVEIAFNRSLENTKEIVID; encoded by the coding sequence ATGGAGGTTCGTAGAGTTCAGAAATTCGGTAAATCGACACTTATGGTATCATTACCTGCTGAATGGGTAAAAGAGGTAGGATTATCACCAGGGGAGAGTGTATACTTGGAGGTAGATGAAGACGGAAGCCTAAAAGTATATCCACCAAATATGAAACTACAAAACGCAACTAAAGAGGTGAAAGTACTTCTTTCAAACAATATAATGCCCGAAATAGTTACGAGGATAATTTACGGTTTATACATTCTTGGCTTTGACAAGATCGAGATAGAGAGCAAAGACAAGCTGTTTAGTGAAGACATACTGAGAAAGGTGAAAGAAGCAGTAAGAAGTCTAATAGGATATGAAATTACGGTTCAGAACGTGGATTATATTCAAATACAGTCCTTCTTAGATCCCACAAAATACACGATGACAAGCTTACTTAACAGGCTAATTAATAATCTGAAGCAAATGCTCCATTACTTAAGCTTGGGTATAAAAGAGGGTAGTAGGACATTCCTGCAAGAAACAATAGAGTTAGAAAAGGAGGTTGATAGACTTTATTATCTAGCTTTAAGGCAGTTGCTCCTTTCACAATCTAATCGTAGCTTGGCTTACATGATAGGTGTTAAAAGGATACAGCTGATAGGAAATAGAATATTAATAAAGGCGATTGAGGAGTCTGCTGATGAAATAAGTGAAGCTGCTACTGACTTGTTGACTCTCACACCCCAAGAACTTGAAGAAGTCAAAAATTACTGGAACAACATGTTCGATTTAATAGAGCAGTCTACAGCAATAATAGACCATACTATGAAAGTCCTTGCCAAAGAAGACGCTAAATTGATAAACGAGACTATGGAAGAACTCAGAACCCTCAGGAGGGTTTTAATAAGCGAAGCCACAAACATAGAGAATTCAACTTCTAATATAAAGAACTACAGGATACTAATAGCTATAAGGACAGTTAATCTGAGATTATATAACGCTATCAGAAGAATGGAACCCATAGTTGAAATAGCATTTAATAGAAGCTTAGAAAATACTAAGGAAATAGTTATAGACTAA
- a CDS encoding nicotinate phosphoribosyltransferase, with protein MRFYIANEASILKGEITDVYFDRTIRTLEHLGLKEVKVRMEIHSYGLPKDYKWAVFTGLEEVLNLLEGKDVTVYAMPEGTLFKEIEPVMIIEGNYLDFGVYETAFLGILRHYSSISTKAARIKRLALDKTVLFFGLRALHPAIAPMVDRAAYIGGCDGVSGAFNEKTIGVKPSGTMPHALMLSVGDNVKAWKAFDEAMPPDVARIMLVDTFEDERTEALKAAQLLKDKLYGIRLDTPSSRRGNFRKIIQEVRWTLNIHGFTNVKIYVSGGIDEDDIIQLRDVVDGFGVGTSIATPSEGVDFSADIVEKFENGKWIPFTKRGKWPGAKQVYRCGDTPDTDVITLLDVQPPRPECKPLLKKVMERGKIITDLPSAKEIREYVLEQLKKLPN; from the coding sequence ATGAGATTTTACATAGCCAATGAGGCTTCGATACTAAAGGGAGAAATAACGGACGTTTATTTCGATAGAACAATAAGAACTTTAGAGCATTTAGGACTTAAGGAAGTCAAAGTTAGAATGGAAATACACTCCTACGGCCTCCCTAAAGACTACAAATGGGCAGTTTTTACTGGGCTAGAAGAAGTGTTAAATCTCCTGGAAGGAAAAGATGTAACAGTATACGCGATGCCTGAAGGTACGCTCTTTAAGGAAATTGAACCAGTTATGATAATAGAAGGTAACTACTTAGATTTCGGTGTCTATGAAACGGCTTTTCTCGGGATTTTAAGACATTACTCAAGTATATCTACAAAGGCAGCTAGGATAAAGAGACTGGCATTAGACAAGACAGTTTTATTCTTCGGATTAAGAGCGCTTCACCCGGCTATAGCTCCGATGGTGGATAGAGCTGCTTATATAGGAGGTTGTGATGGCGTATCGGGAGCCTTTAATGAAAAAACTATAGGCGTAAAGCCGTCGGGAACTATGCCTCATGCGTTAATGCTGTCTGTAGGTGATAACGTAAAGGCGTGGAAAGCCTTTGACGAAGCCATGCCACCTGATGTAGCGAGAATAATGCTTGTGGACACTTTTGAAGACGAGAGAACCGAAGCACTAAAGGCAGCTCAGTTACTCAAGGATAAGTTGTACGGAATCAGGTTAGATACACCGTCAAGTAGAAGAGGGAATTTTAGGAAGATAATTCAAGAGGTTAGGTGGACTCTCAATATTCACGGTTTTACTAACGTTAAGATATACGTTAGCGGTGGAATAGATGAAGATGATATTATACAATTAAGGGATGTAGTTGATGGCTTCGGTGTCGGAACAAGTATAGCTACTCCATCTGAAGGTGTTGATTTCAGTGCCGATATTGTAGAAAAGTTCGAAAACGGCAAGTGGATACCCTTCACTAAAAGAGGAAAATGGCCTGGAGCAAAACAAGTGTACAGATGCGGAGATACTCCAGATACAGACGTAATTACATTACTCGACGTACAACCTCCAAGACCAGAGTGTAAACCACTGTTGAAAAAAGTAATGGAAAGGGGTAAGATAATTACTGATCTACCGTCTGCAAAAGAAATAAGAGAATATGTTCTAGAACAGTTAAAGAAGCTTCCTAATTAG
- a CDS encoding 30S ribosomal protein S19e has protein sequence MITVNMVPADELIKKLSEYLKENVKELQPPDWALYAKTASFKERVPDNSENWWYIRAASLLRRVYMQQPLGVGETRRIYGGLKRRGTRPPISVRAPGHANRLIFRQLEKAGLIVKTKQGRVLSPKGRSLLDKLSYEIFKELADKRTDLKKYLE, from the coding sequence ATGATAACTGTAAATATGGTTCCAGCCGACGAGCTGATCAAAAAGCTCAGCGAGTACTTAAAGGAGAACGTTAAGGAGTTACAACCTCCAGATTGGGCTCTATATGCAAAAACAGCTAGCTTCAAAGAAAGGGTTCCAGATAACTCAGAAAACTGGTGGTATATAAGGGCTGCTTCATTGCTCAGGAGAGTTTATATGCAACAGCCTTTAGGAGTAGGTGAGACGAGAAGGATTTATGGAGGATTAAAGAGGAGAGGGACTAGACCACCTATATCAGTAAGAGCTCCTGGTCACGCTAACCGCCTTATATTCCGTCAGCTTGAGAAAGCCGGGTTAATTGTTAAGACAAAACAAGGTAGAGTTCTCTCTCCTAAAGGAAGGTCGCTTTTGGACAAATTATCATACGAAATATTTAAAGAGCTGGCTGACAAAAGAACTGATTTGAAAAAGTATTTAGAGTAA
- a CDS encoding DNA-binding protein, translated as MSDEYDEELQELLRRKAVEQQRRALEEQQRKAELEAKKEAILRVILTPEARQRLANVKLVKPEIAEAIENQLIALAQAGRIQAPITDEELKEILAQLTSQTKKDFKITIKERGWK; from the coding sequence ATGAGTGACGAGTACGATGAAGAACTTCAAGAGTTATTAAGAAGGAAAGCAGTAGAACAGCAGAGAAGAGCCTTAGAAGAACAACAAAGAAAAGCCGAACTTGAAGCTAAGAAAGAAGCAATTTTACGAGTTATACTAACACCAGAAGCTAGGCAAAGGTTAGCAAATGTAAAGCTCGTTAAGCCAGAAATAGCTGAAGCTATTGAGAATCAACTAATAGCCTTAGCACAAGCAGGGAGAATTCAAGCTCCTATAACTGATGAGGAGTTAAAGGAAATTTTAGCACAACTCACCTCTCAAACTAAAAAAGATTTCAAAATAACAATTAAGGAAAGGGGATGGAAATGA
- a CDS encoding 50S ribosomal protein L39e, which produces MSKHKPLGKKLRLAKAIKSNSAIPAWVVLKTNAKIRFNPLKRNWRRSSLKV; this is translated from the coding sequence ATGAGTAAGCATAAACCTTTAGGCAAAAAACTGAGACTCGCAAAAGCGATTAAAAGTAACTCAGCAATTCCAGCTTGGGTAGTTTTAAAAACTAATGCTAAAATCAGATTTAACCCTCTCAAAAGGAATTGGAGAAGGAGTAGCCTGAAGGTGTAA
- a CDS encoding 50S ribosomal protein L31e: protein MVVNFRRAFMGRRTVRTRRALNMIRNIVKRHFDAERVIIDPILARAVSTNGKDKIVRKVRINVRKVGEKIYLVTLALKSE from the coding sequence ATGGTAGTAAACTTCAGAAGAGCATTCATGGGTAGAAGAACCGTGAGAACTAGAAGGGCACTTAACATGATCAGAAACATTGTCAAAAGACATTTTGATGCAGAGAGAGTTATAATCGATCCAATATTGGCTAGAGCAGTATCTACTAACGGTAAGGATAAGATTGTGAGGAAAGTAAGGATAAATGTTAGAAAGGTAGGGGAAAAGATATATTTAGTTACTCTCGCACTTAAGAGTGAATGA
- a CDS encoding translation initiation factor IF-6 yields MNLDKLSIFGTDNIGIYVFTNDKYTILPKIEDKLVLDKIQEVLKTEIIQTTVAKSVLVGILVSGNNDVIVLPKTVTDDEYQSIKQQAKDVRVEILDIKPTALGNIILMNSHAALLYKELTDVEVEKIRKVIPVEAVKRGSIANIITVGSVGVVTDKAGLVHVDVTEEELTELSEFFKVKLDTGTVNFGSVFIRSGLVANKNGVLVGSSTTGPEILRIQRAFND; encoded by the coding sequence ATGAATTTAGACAAGCTTTCAATATTCGGGACGGATAATATAGGAATATATGTTTTTACTAATGATAAGTATACTATTTTACCTAAGATAGAAGACAAGCTAGTTCTAGATAAGATTCAGGAAGTTTTGAAGACCGAGATAATCCAGACTACAGTGGCTAAGAGTGTTCTTGTAGGTATTTTGGTCTCTGGTAACAACGATGTGATCGTTCTGCCTAAGACTGTTACAGACGACGAATACCAAAGCATAAAGCAACAAGCCAAAGATGTGAGAGTTGAGATCTTAGATATTAAGCCTACAGCATTAGGTAACATAATACTCATGAACTCACATGCTGCTTTATTGTATAAAGAACTGACAGACGTAGAGGTAGAGAAGATTAGAAAGGTTATTCCTGTTGAAGCCGTGAAGAGGGGTAGCATAGCTAATATAATCACTGTGGGTTCTGTAGGAGTCGTGACTGACAAAGCAGGGTTAGTTCATGTAGACGTTACAGAAGAGGAGCTAACTGAACTGTCTGAATTCTTCAAGGTAAAATTAGATACGGGCACTGTTAATTTCGGAAGCGTCTTTATAAGGAGTGGGCTAGTTGCAAACAAGAACGGAGTCCTTGTTGGTTCGTCCACTACTGGACCAGAGATTTTAAGAATCCAAAGAGCATTTAATGATTGA
- the rpl18a gene encoding 50S ribosomal protein L18Ae, with protein MSEIKIFMVRGTALFNESRFPTRQKFVKYIRALNEKQALEKICSDFGSKNKIKRYNIKIEEMREVKPEEINDKTIRDLVKLEKIIL; from the coding sequence ATGTCCGAGATCAAAATTTTCATGGTCAGAGGAACGGCATTATTTAACGAGTCTAGATTTCCCACAAGGCAAAAATTCGTTAAGTACATTAGGGCATTAAATGAGAAACAAGCACTAGAAAAAATATGCAGTGATTTCGGAAGCAAAAACAAGATTAAGAGGTATAACATTAAAATTGAGGAAATGAGGGAGGTCAAACCTGAAGAGATAAACGATAAGACAATAAGAGATTTAGTAAAGTTAGAAAAGATAATATTGTGA
- the pfdA gene encoding prefoldin subunit alpha, with protein sequence MSEREQSGQIAIDVGALYQQAVELKEYIDTLQKTLTEVLDSIESVKSSKSAIDEIGKGNQEYIMIGDRKGNVMFKVSNINNVKVIVHLGMQYFIEVDPQTAKKILDDKEKELNDYSKALQAELAKSIEAYNQLAQVLSAIQAQAQTGE encoded by the coding sequence ATGAGTGAGAGAGAACAAAGCGGACAAATAGCCATAGATGTAGGGGCTCTTTACCAGCAGGCAGTGGAACTTAAAGAGTATATAGATACTCTCCAGAAAACCTTAACTGAGGTCTTAGACTCAATTGAGTCAGTTAAATCCTCAAAAAGTGCAATAGATGAGATAGGTAAAGGTAATCAGGAGTATATAATGATCGGAGATAGGAAAGGCAATGTCATGTTTAAGGTGAGTAATATAAACAACGTGAAAGTAATAGTCCACTTAGGAATGCAGTACTTTATAGAAGTAGATCCACAGACTGCAAAGAAAATACTAGACGATAAAGAAAAAGAACTAAACGATTATTCTAAGGCTTTACAAGCCGAACTGGCTAAATCAATAGAGGCTTATAACCAGCTGGCACAAGTTCTATCCGCTATCCAAGCCCAAGCTCAAACAGGTGAATAA